The following are encoded together in the Halobaculum limi genome:
- the glmS gene encoding glutamine--fructose-6-phosphate transaminase (isomerizing), with protein MCGITACVGEDDVVDTVLTGLKNLEYRGYDSAGIATLNGHGVRVHKREGGIDPLSSEVDHVEFAGQLGLGHTRWSTHGAPTDENAHPHTDCTGTVAVVHNGIIENYAELRSELAAAGHLFTSETDTEVVPHLIEDELAAGYDPEAAFRRAIARIEGSYAIAVLVDGTDAIFATRQGSPLVLGVDGKRRFLASDVPSFLEYTSRVVYLDDGDFVRLTPGEHVITDITGSPQNRPIETVEWGSEDAERDGYDHYMLKEIHEQPEALRRAINGRITDDNRVDLEEFPPGSFDDVDEVHFISCGTSHHASMYACQLLRDRGIPAHAFTAGEYATTPAPVTDGTLVVAVTQSGETADTLTSMRDVKARNARTLAVTNVVGSTAAREADDALFIRAGPEIGVAATKTFSSQVIVLALLVERLTEDITGEPSAEREGLLSALRVLPDQVERVLRESTAASLASQYADADGRFFIGRGVAFPVACEGALKFKEITYEHAEGFAAGELKHGPLALVTPQTPVLAVFSGRHDTKTLNNVEEVRSRGAPVIGIAAETANHVESTVDVFLPIPETHPELSGVLANVQLQLVSYYVADLLDRSIDKPRNLAKSVTVE; from the coding sequence ATGTGCGGGATCACCGCCTGCGTGGGCGAAGACGACGTCGTCGATACGGTGCTTACTGGGTTGAAGAACCTGGAGTACCGCGGTTACGACTCCGCCGGCATCGCGACGCTCAACGGTCACGGCGTCCGCGTGCACAAGCGCGAGGGCGGTATCGACCCCCTCTCCAGCGAGGTCGACCACGTCGAGTTCGCCGGACAGTTGGGACTGGGACACACCCGATGGAGCACCCACGGCGCGCCGACCGACGAGAACGCGCACCCCCACACCGACTGCACGGGCACGGTCGCGGTCGTCCACAACGGGATCATCGAGAACTACGCCGAATTGCGGAGCGAACTCGCCGCAGCAGGCCACCTGTTCACGAGTGAGACCGACACAGAAGTCGTTCCGCACCTGATCGAAGACGAACTCGCGGCCGGCTACGACCCCGAAGCCGCGTTCCGTCGCGCCATCGCGCGCATCGAGGGCAGTTACGCCATCGCCGTGTTGGTCGACGGGACGGACGCCATCTTCGCGACCCGACAGGGCTCGCCGCTCGTTCTCGGTGTCGACGGCAAACGCCGCTTCCTCGCCAGCGACGTGCCGTCGTTCCTCGAGTACACCTCACGCGTGGTGTACCTCGACGATGGCGACTTCGTCCGACTCACGCCCGGTGAACACGTCATCACCGATATCACCGGCAGTCCACAGAATCGCCCGATCGAAACCGTCGAGTGGGGCTCTGAAGACGCCGAGCGCGACGGCTACGATCACTACATGCTCAAGGAGATCCACGAGCAGCCAGAGGCGCTCAGACGCGCGATCAACGGTCGGATCACCGACGACAACCGCGTCGACCTCGAAGAGTTCCCACCCGGGTCGTTCGACGACGTCGACGAGGTTCACTTCATCTCCTGTGGAACCTCCCACCACGCGTCGATGTACGCGTGCCAGCTCCTGCGCGACCGCGGAATTCCCGCCCACGCGTTCACCGCTGGTGAGTACGCGACGACGCCCGCGCCCGTCACCGACGGGACGCTCGTCGTCGCAGTGACACAGAGCGGCGAGACGGCGGACACGCTCACCTCGATGCGCGACGTGAAAGCGCGCAACGCCCGCACGCTGGCTGTCACAAACGTCGTCGGGTCGACGGCCGCGCGTGAGGCGGACGACGCGCTGTTCATCCGTGCGGGCCCCGAGATCGGCGTCGCCGCGACCAAGACGTTCTCCTCGCAGGTGATCGTCCTCGCGTTGCTCGTCGAGCGACTGACCGAGGACATCACCGGCGAACCGAGCGCCGAGCGTGAGGGACTGCTCTCTGCGCTCAGAGTGCTGCCCGACCAAGTCGAGCGTGTCCTCCGGGAGTCGACGGCGGCGTCGCTCGCGTCGCAGTACGCCGACGCAGACGGCCGGTTCTTCATCGGCCGCGGCGTCGCGTTCCCCGTTGCGTGTGAAGGGGCACTCAAGTTCAAAGAGATCACCTACGAGCACGCCGAGGGGTTCGCCGCGGGCGAACTCAAACACGGCCCGCTCGCGCTGGTGACTCCCCAGACGCCCGTGCTCGCCGTCTTCTCGGGTCGGCACGACACCAAGACGCTCAACAACGTCGAGGAGGTCCGTTCGCGCGGCGCACCCGTGATCGGGATCGCCGCAGAGACTGCGAATCACGTCGAGTCGACCGTCGACGTGTTCCTCCCAATCCCCGAGACGCACCCGGAACTGTCGGGCGTCCTCGCGAACGTCCAACTCCAACTCGTCTCGTACTACGTGGCAGACCTGTTGGACCGTTCGATAGACAAACCGCGCAATCTGGCAAAGAGCGTGACGGTAGAATGA
- a CDS encoding DUF7344 domain-containing protein produces the protein MSSNNTTTLSRDEVYDILSNGRRRFVIYLLRQEGGQIALNELSDRVAAWENDIPVDELSDQQVKRVYVSLYQTHIPKLEESGIVEYDKDSGVIKLTSNVASLDAYLPDEDRREIPWQTIYLGLAIVGLAVYGIATAAQGTIPQGVLNVVGLLIFVTFGAVVAAQYLYERT, from the coding sequence ATGTCGAGCAACAACACAACCACGCTAAGCAGGGACGAGGTATACGACATCCTCAGCAACGGTCGCAGACGGTTCGTCATCTACCTCCTCCGGCAGGAAGGTGGACAGATCGCGTTGAACGAACTGTCCGACCGCGTCGCCGCCTGGGAGAACGACATCCCGGTGGACGAACTGTCTGACCAACAGGTAAAGCGGGTGTACGTCTCGCTGTACCAGACGCACATCCCGAAACTCGAGGAGTCCGGCATCGTCGAGTACGACAAAGACTCCGGCGTGATCAAACTCACGTCGAACGTCGCCTCGCTGGACGCGTACCTCCCCGACGAAGACCGTCGGGAGATACCCTGGCAGACGATCTACCTGGGCCTGGCTATCGTTGGCCTGGCCGTCTACGGCATCGCGACGGCCGCCCAGGGAACGATCCCACAGGGCGTACTCAACGTCGTCGGACTGCTCATCTTCGTCACCTTCGGCGCGGTGGTGGCGGCACAGTACCTGTATGAACGAACGTAG